The Solenopsis invicta isolate M01_SB chromosome 12, UNIL_Sinv_3.0, whole genome shotgun sequence genome window below encodes:
- the LOC105199741 gene encoding uncharacterized protein LOC105199741 isoform X1 has translation MENLKRAFDEEPKVLVPVLIRNDTNECICINKNEFKIGRGRDNDQIIMNFLISRQHCVLKCEDEDNWTIEDLSSNSTFVNNVVVGIGKVQNIYPGDIIQFTPCKRFQYVFSLIERGHYVKNQCINEEIEDKFLLEIIKNKYKRLERVNADLNEYKRRVLKLELKSKLEKKKNNQVEKTRHRENSLNYTQTMLIAKVKELKELKKKYKKRVRELRIDLSECRRWPKATLLETQLKKLTAKLENSSISK, from the exons ATGGAGAATTTGAAAAGAGCCTTTGACGAGGAGCCCAAAGTACTCGTACCGGTTTTAATAAGAAATGACACAAATGAGTGCATATGTATTAACAAAAATGAG tTTAAAATTGGACGTGGAAGAGATAATGATCAGATTATAATGAATTTCTTAATATCTAGACAACATTGTGTCCTTAAATGCGAAGATGAAGATAATTGGACGATTGAGGATTTAAGTTCTAATTCAACATTTGTCAATAATGTTGTGGTTGGTATTGGCAAAGTACAAAATATCTATCCTGGTGATATCATACAATTTACTCCTTGCAAAAGGTTTCAATATGTATTTAGTCTTATTGAGAGAGGGCATTACGTTAAGAACCAATgtataaatgaagaaatagaaGATAAATTCTTGCTTGAAATAATCAAGAATAAGTACAAAAGGTTAGAGCGAGTAAATGCAGATTTGAATGAATATAAGAGAAGAGTTTTGAAACTTGAATTGAAGTCGAAgcttgagaaaaagaaaaataatcagGTGGAAAAAACACGACATAGAGAGAACAGCTTgaa TTACACTCAAACAATGTTAATCGCAAAGGTGAAAGAACTCAAGGAGTTAAAGAAAAAGTATAAGAAGCGAGTTAGGGAGTTAAGGATTGACTTATCAGAATGTCGTAGGTGGCCTAAAGCAACATTGTTAGAG ACTCAACTTAAGAAATTAACAGCCAAATTGGAAAATTCTTCAataagcaaataa
- the LOC105199741 gene encoding uncharacterized protein LOC105199741 isoform X2 → MENLKRAFDEEPKVLVPVLIRNDTNECICINKNEFKIGRGRDNDQIIMNFLISRQHCVLKCEDEDNWTIEDLSSNSTFVNNVVVGIGKVQNIYPGDIIQFTPCKRFQYVFSLIERGHYVKNQCINEEIEDKFLLEIIKNKYKSYTQTMLIAKVKELKELKKKYKKRVRELRIDLSECRRWPKATLLETQLKKLTAKLENSSISK, encoded by the exons ATGGAGAATTTGAAAAGAGCCTTTGACGAGGAGCCCAAAGTACTCGTACCGGTTTTAATAAGAAATGACACAAATGAGTGCATATGTATTAACAAAAATGAG tTTAAAATTGGACGTGGAAGAGATAATGATCAGATTATAATGAATTTCTTAATATCTAGACAACATTGTGTCCTTAAATGCGAAGATGAAGATAATTGGACGATTGAGGATTTAAGTTCTAATTCAACATTTGTCAATAATGTTGTGGTTGGTATTGGCAAAGTACAAAATATCTATCCTGGTGATATCATACAATTTACTCCTTGCAAAAGGTTTCAATATGTATTTAGTCTTATTGAGAGAGGGCATTACGTTAAGAACCAATgtataaatgaagaaatagaaGATAAATTCTTGCTTGAAATAATCAAGAATAAGTACAAAAG TTACACTCAAACAATGTTAATCGCAAAGGTGAAAGAACTCAAGGAGTTAAAGAAAAAGTATAAGAAGCGAGTTAGGGAGTTAAGGATTGACTTATCAGAATGTCGTAGGTGGCCTAAAGCAACATTGTTAGAG ACTCAACTTAAGAAATTAACAGCCAAATTGGAAAATTCTTCAataagcaaataa